In Pseudoxanthobacter soli DSM 19599, the following are encoded in one genomic region:
- a CDS encoding M10 family metallopeptidase C-terminal domain-containing protein, with protein sequence MSIDNGYDAQIAFISGVDGNGLLTPYAFSTWQSDTIPALYYPDSNETKWGAPQPGTPATISYSFEDSSGWTATEREAFVTAMALWSAVANVAFVEAPDGTADFQIRRGTAGAFWTFDSVDTLPVGSDILNSPVPGVPYLSIATDEGDFGPISTDLQVKGGYPFSTVVHELGHGLGLGHSGPYNGNADPATQQFGPYDVNLWSLMSYINYRSTNAAYYGSYTVTGTDWGQTPDGSNRDLQTPMILDIAAVQRLYGAPVDGPLSSGGQVFGFNSNIEGPLKAIFDFSINTTPVLTIWDGGTGNVLDVSGFTADAFIRLTPGSFSSVAGLANNIAIAPDTVIETAIGGFGNDVIIGTELNNVLIGNAGRDHIYGVVGSDWISGGPGGDFIVFGTSENPFGSGGSMLADTLADLDGDSVAGLGLHNVIGILGAGLARADIAVARTADGAIVSAGGSSFKIGGDLSGGDFMAVARQTNGQTHTAFSFVDYLPALAEGVSVAPGLINGIANPAFMAGDGSVGFSVQIESAVSSYSNMLGYYSVSLNGTISDVHLLFENTLEAAASGETVNLGKPGDGQQIGFFLVQNGYESYGDLPDDLSFVSTAGLSTEGGSPWVLYSQSRGFLSDAQVFHSYAAYNPDGKEQVLSGTIGGGGYLEVGFEDILRDTGDNDYQDVVIAVRESDGLFLV encoded by the coding sequence ATGTCGATCGACAATGGCTACGACGCGCAGATCGCGTTCATATCGGGCGTAGACGGCAACGGCCTTCTGACGCCCTACGCCTTTTCGACGTGGCAGTCGGACACGATCCCGGCGCTCTACTATCCCGATTCCAACGAGACGAAGTGGGGCGCGCCGCAGCCGGGAACGCCGGCGACGATCTCCTATTCCTTCGAGGACTCCTCCGGCTGGACGGCGACCGAACGCGAGGCGTTCGTCACGGCCATGGCGCTGTGGTCGGCGGTCGCCAACGTCGCCTTCGTCGAGGCGCCCGACGGCACGGCCGACTTCCAGATCCGGCGCGGAACGGCCGGCGCGTTCTGGACCTTCGATTCCGTGGACACCCTGCCGGTGGGCAGCGATATCCTCAACAGTCCGGTTCCGGGCGTCCCCTACCTCTCCATCGCCACCGACGAGGGCGATTTCGGGCCGATCAGCACGGATCTGCAGGTCAAGGGCGGCTATCCGTTCTCGACTGTCGTCCACGAACTCGGCCACGGGCTGGGGCTCGGTCACAGCGGGCCCTACAATGGCAACGCCGATCCCGCCACCCAGCAGTTCGGCCCCTACGACGTGAACCTGTGGTCGCTGATGTCCTACATCAACTACCGCAGCACCAACGCCGCCTATTATGGCAGCTACACCGTGACGGGGACCGACTGGGGCCAGACGCCGGACGGCAGCAACCGCGACCTGCAGACGCCGATGATCCTCGACATCGCCGCCGTGCAGAGGCTCTATGGCGCGCCGGTCGACGGTCCGCTGTCCTCCGGCGGTCAGGTGTTCGGCTTCAACTCGAACATCGAAGGCCCGCTGAAGGCGATCTTCGACTTCTCCATCAACACGACTCCCGTCCTGACCATCTGGGACGGCGGCACCGGCAACGTGCTCGACGTGTCCGGCTTCACGGCCGATGCCTTCATCCGGCTCACGCCGGGCAGCTTCTCCAGCGTCGCGGGGCTCGCCAACAACATCGCCATCGCGCCGGACACCGTGATCGAGACCGCCATCGGCGGTTTCGGCAACGACGTCATCATCGGCACGGAACTCAACAACGTGCTGATCGGCAACGCCGGACGGGACCACATCTACGGCGTCGTCGGCAGCGACTGGATCAGCGGCGGGCCGGGCGGCGACTTCATCGTGTTCGGAACCTCGGAGAACCCGTTCGGCAGCGGCGGGAGCATGCTTGCCGACACGCTGGCGGATCTCGACGGCGATTCCGTTGCCGGGCTCGGCCTTCATAACGTGATCGGCATCCTCGGCGCCGGCCTTGCCCGGGCCGACATCGCCGTCGCGAGGACGGCGGACGGCGCGATCGTCAGCGCCGGCGGATCGAGCTTCAAGATCGGCGGCGATTTGTCCGGCGGCGATTTCATGGCCGTCGCCCGCCAGACAAACGGCCAGACGCACACCGCCTTCTCTTTCGTCGACTACCTGCCGGCCCTGGCGGAAGGCGTCAGCGTCGCACCGGGACTGATCAACGGCATCGCCAATCCCGCCTTCATGGCCGGCGACGGCTCGGTCGGGTTCTCGGTGCAGATCGAATCGGCGGTTTCGTCCTACAGCAACATGCTCGGCTACTACAGCGTGTCGCTGAACGGCACCATTTCGGACGTCCATCTCTTGTTCGAGAACACCCTCGAAGCCGCGGCCTCCGGCGAGACGGTCAATCTCGGCAAACCGGGAGACGGGCAGCAGATCGGGTTCTTCCTCGTCCAGAACGGCTACGAGAGCTATGGAGACCTGCCTGACGATCTGTCGTTCGTGAGCACCGCCGGCCTGTCGACGGAGGGCGGCTCCCCATGGGTGCTCTACAGCCAGAGCCGGGGCTTTCTCTCGGATGCGCAGGTGTTCCACTCCTATGCCGCGTATAATCCCGACGGGAAGGAGCAGGTGCTTTCGGGTACGATCGGGGGTGGCGGCTATCTCGAGGTCGGCTTCGAGGATATCCTCCGCGACACCGGCGACAACGACTATCAGGACGTCGTCATCGCCGTCCGGGAAAGCGATGGCCTGTTCCTGGTGTAA
- a CDS encoding LysE family translocator, giving the protein MDISTVLAFAAAFFVFAASPGPDNLTIVSRTISHGPASGIAYGIGTVAGILVFLSLAAFGLSFVAAEMGTAMTVLRYAGAAYLVWMGLRLFLAAPVVPAPEPAAGRRGLPAVFLTGLALNLGNPKMPLFYLALLPNVVGASLTPGHVAVLAGVVLAVEAVVVGGHVMLASRARVLLRTPRAVRRLNRAAGGAMIGAGVAVAASR; this is encoded by the coding sequence ATGGATATCTCCACCGTGCTCGCGTTCGCGGCGGCATTTTTCGTGTTCGCGGCCAGTCCCGGTCCCGACAACCTGACGATCGTCTCCCGCACGATCTCGCATGGCCCGGCCTCCGGCATCGCCTACGGCATCGGAACGGTCGCCGGCATCCTCGTCTTCCTGTCGCTCGCCGCGTTCGGCCTTTCGTTCGTCGCCGCCGAGATGGGGACGGCCATGACGGTGCTGCGCTATGCCGGCGCGGCCTATCTGGTTTGGATGGGCCTGCGGCTCTTTCTGGCCGCGCCGGTGGTGCCGGCGCCGGAGCCCGCAGCAGGCAGGCGTGGTCTGCCGGCGGTCTTCCTCACCGGGCTCGCGCTCAATCTGGGTAATCCCAAGATGCCGCTGTTCTATCTCGCGCTGCTGCCGAACGTGGTCGGCGCATCGCTGACGCCCGGCCATGTCGCCGTGCTCGCGGGCGTCGTGCTGGCCGTGGAGGCCGTGGTGGTGGGTGGGCATGTGATGCTTGCCTCCCGGGCGCGGGTGCTGCTGCGGACGCCGAGAGCGGTCCGCCGCCTCAACCGCGCCGCCGGCGGGGCGATGATCGGCGCGGGCGTCGCGGTCGCCGCTTCGCGGTGA
- a CDS encoding ABC transporter permease, with translation MIRDRGIGSKLWRTAVWAVAVLFILNLAGVIATVVVNSLATRWLGTWLPAGFTTRWYFAAWREFQLTDVLVVTFEIVFLVTLLSGLIGITTAYALARRDFPGKRLVTLVFLLPMLVPPLTYGIPLATLLYQIGLGGSFWGVVIINLVPSIPFVVLVMVPFIEQIDPRVEAAARVFGAGTGSLFVRILLPLLLPGMLAALLLVLVRTIAMFELTFLVAGPTSQTLVVSLYYAVFASGVRASQSIDAMAVVYMVTTLFWLVLALRFVNPTQIVSRAKQSQPAH, from the coding sequence CGAAGCTGTGGCGCACGGCGGTGTGGGCCGTGGCGGTGCTGTTCATCCTCAACCTCGCCGGGGTGATCGCCACCGTCGTGGTGAACTCGCTGGCGACCCGCTGGCTCGGCACATGGCTGCCGGCGGGCTTCACGACGCGCTGGTATTTCGCCGCGTGGCGGGAGTTCCAGCTGACCGACGTCCTCGTCGTCACCTTCGAGATCGTGTTTCTCGTCACGCTGCTGTCGGGCCTGATCGGCATTACCACGGCCTATGCGCTGGCGAGGCGCGACTTTCCCGGCAAGCGGCTGGTCACGCTCGTGTTCCTGCTGCCGATGCTGGTGCCGCCGCTGACTTACGGCATCCCGCTCGCCACGCTGCTCTATCAGATCGGGCTCGGGGGGAGCTTCTGGGGCGTGGTGATCATCAACCTGGTGCCGTCGATCCCGTTCGTGGTGCTGGTGATGGTGCCCTTCATCGAGCAGATCGACCCGCGCGTCGAAGCCGCCGCCCGGGTGTTCGGCGCGGGCACCGGAAGCCTGTTCGTCCGCATTCTGCTGCCGCTGCTGCTGCCGGGAATGCTCGCGGCCCTGCTGCTGGTGCTGGTGCGCACCATCGCGATGTTCGAGCTGACCTTCCTCGTCGCCGGGCCGACGAGCCAGACGCTGGTGGTGTCGCTCTATTACGCGGTGTTCGCCTCGGGCGTGCGCGCATCGCAATCGATCGACGCCATGGCCGTGGTCTATATGGTGACGACGCTGTTCTGGCTGGTGCTGGCGCTGCGCTTCGTCAACCCGACCCAGATCGTCTCGCGGGCGAAGCAGTCGCAGCCCGCGCATTGA
- a CDS encoding ATP-binding protein codes for MSESRLSETDHPAVPRFLAGGGEMGALIRDYDWANGPLGNPEFWPQSLRTAVRIMLTSRQPIWIGWGEELIYLYNDAYKSIIGGKHPWALGKPTAEVWREIWPDIGPMLNTAMGGIEGTYVEEQLLIMERHGYAEETYYTFSYSPIPDDDGDPGGIICANTDDTQRVIGERQLKLLSELAAHTADVRSWRETCQRSATALATDPYDLTFSLLYMMSPNEDAAVLAASHGVPAGHPAAPATLPADGTSPWPIAEVLRTHEPVVVADIAGLFGGAAPTGAWERATTVAAVLPVPQSGETGRAGILVVGLNPYRLFDEAYRGFLGLAAGQIGAAVANADAYEEERRRAEALAELDRAKTAFFSNVSHEFRTPLTLMLGPLEELLSVDGSVEDMRTQAELAHRNGTRLLRLVNSLLDFSRIEAGRIRATYVPTDLARFSAEIASSFRSAIERAGMKLDLKCAPLPEAVYVDREMWEKVLLNLLSNAFKFTLDGEISVSVAPSDDRRWATIEVRDTGIGIAEHEIPKLFERFHRIEGVQGRSYEGSGIGLALVHELVKLHGGRIAVESTPGVGTAFTVALPFGREHLSPEHVRAGLSEEADVVRAHEFVEEALRWLPDGGPGLQVDGDLSVSGLGAIAAQAPAAQPAGKRVLLADDNADMRGYVSRLLQSQGYLVDMAGDGEAAFSAARARKPDLVLTDVMMPRLDGFGLLKRIRSDPSLAEVPILMLSARAGEEAKVEGLEAGADDYLIKPFAARELLARVHSNIQMAEVRREANRAVFRSEQRYLMTQDRLSLALSTGRVAVFEWDVDSDRIAFQGPLVEVFGVAAPEAEIGLPRGEFLHALDPRDKDRVLARLDRSVETGEPYEAEYRVHGSGEERIVIARGRVESDDKGHKRMVGIVIDVTEEKAASVALMEQTRALQILVRAAAAISGDLDQNRLVQTIADAAVEITGAECGAFFYNLADAEGSRYRLSALSGASAEVFASFPMPSDTHLFAQAFGGAAAVRSPDITTDPDFSRLAQYQDLLQGSPRIRSYLAVPVRSRTGEVLGGLFFGHSDAGVFDDVAEDRVLGLASQAAIALDNAQLFQAADHELRQRRRAEAELQVLNAHLEDRVAQEVAKRAIAEDALRQAQKMEAVGQLTGGVAHDFNNLLTVIIGGLDTIKRSRPGDDARVARAADMALQGAQRAANLTGRLLAFSRRQPLEPRPLDLNLLVREMTELLHRTLGEPIELEGVLSPRLWTVEADQNQLENAVLNLAVNARDAMPEGGRLTIETANTALDEGYTAVDTEVIPGQYVMLAVSDTGMGMSRETLGRVFEPFFTTKETGRGTGLGLSMVYGFVKQSGGHVTVYSEEGQGTTVKLYFPRYMGKADVRAGAPEPAVPASSAGEVILVVEDNDDVRAYSTMVLSELGYAVIEAPDADAALDILKSDRKIDLLFTDVVLPGKTGRVLADAAVGLRPGLKVLFTTGYSRNAIVHQGRLDAGVHLISKPFTFEQLAMRVRDILDRG; via the coding sequence ATGAGCGAATCCAGGCTTTCGGAGACGGACCATCCCGCCGTACCCCGTTTCCTCGCCGGTGGCGGCGAGATGGGCGCCCTGATCCGGGACTACGACTGGGCCAACGGCCCGCTCGGCAATCCCGAGTTCTGGCCGCAAAGCCTCAGGACGGCTGTCCGCATCATGCTGACGTCGCGTCAGCCGATCTGGATCGGCTGGGGCGAGGAGCTGATCTATCTCTACAACGACGCCTACAAGTCCATCATCGGCGGCAAGCATCCCTGGGCGCTCGGAAAGCCGACCGCAGAGGTGTGGCGCGAGATCTGGCCGGACATCGGGCCGATGCTCAACACGGCCATGGGCGGAATAGAAGGCACCTATGTCGAGGAGCAGCTCCTGATCATGGAGCGCCATGGCTATGCCGAGGAAACCTACTACACCTTTTCCTATAGCCCGATACCGGACGACGACGGCGACCCGGGCGGCATCATCTGCGCCAACACCGACGATACCCAGCGCGTCATCGGCGAGCGCCAGCTGAAGCTCCTCAGCGAGCTCGCGGCTCATACCGCGGATGTCCGCTCCTGGCGCGAAACATGCCAGCGCAGCGCGACGGCGCTTGCGACCGACCCCTACGACCTGACCTTCTCGCTGCTCTACATGATGTCGCCGAACGAGGACGCCGCCGTCCTCGCCGCCAGCCACGGCGTTCCAGCGGGACATCCGGCCGCACCGGCCACGCTTCCGGCAGACGGCACGTCGCCTTGGCCGATCGCGGAGGTGCTGCGGACGCACGAGCCGGTGGTGGTCGCGGACATCGCAGGGCTCTTCGGCGGGGCGGCGCCGACCGGCGCTTGGGAGAGGGCGACGACAGTGGCGGCCGTGCTGCCGGTGCCCCAGTCCGGCGAGACCGGACGCGCGGGCATCCTTGTCGTCGGCCTCAATCCCTACCGGCTGTTCGACGAGGCATACCGAGGTTTCCTCGGCCTTGCAGCAGGCCAGATCGGGGCCGCCGTCGCGAACGCCGACGCCTACGAGGAAGAGAGGCGGCGGGCCGAGGCGCTGGCCGAGCTGGACCGTGCCAAGACGGCGTTCTTCTCCAATGTCAGCCACGAATTCCGCACGCCGCTGACGCTGATGCTCGGTCCGCTGGAAGAGCTTCTCTCGGTCGACGGATCGGTGGAGGACATGCGGACGCAGGCGGAGCTGGCGCACCGCAACGGCACGCGCCTGCTCCGGCTCGTCAACAGCCTGCTCGATTTCTCGCGGATCGAGGCGGGTCGCATCCGGGCGACCTATGTCCCGACCGACCTCGCGAGATTCAGCGCCGAAATCGCCTCCAGCTTCCGCTCGGCCATCGAGCGGGCCGGGATGAAACTCGACCTGAAGTGCGCGCCGCTCCCCGAGGCTGTGTATGTCGACCGCGAGATGTGGGAGAAGGTTCTCCTCAATCTCCTCTCGAACGCCTTCAAGTTCACTCTCGATGGCGAGATCAGCGTCAGCGTCGCGCCGTCCGACGACCGGCGGTGGGCCACGATCGAGGTCCGCGACACCGGGATCGGCATCGCGGAACACGAGATCCCGAAGCTGTTCGAGCGGTTCCACCGCATCGAGGGCGTGCAGGGCCGCAGCTACGAGGGAAGCGGCATCGGCCTCGCCCTCGTTCACGAGTTGGTCAAGCTCCACGGCGGTCGGATCGCGGTGGAAAGCACGCCGGGCGTCGGCACCGCCTTCACCGTCGCCCTGCCGTTCGGTCGCGAGCACCTGTCGCCCGAGCACGTCAGGGCGGGGCTTTCCGAGGAGGCCGACGTCGTCCGCGCGCACGAATTCGTCGAGGAGGCGCTGCGCTGGCTGCCCGACGGTGGGCCGGGGCTCCAGGTCGATGGAGATCTGTCGGTCTCCGGGCTCGGAGCCATCGCCGCGCAAGCCCCCGCCGCACAGCCGGCCGGCAAGCGCGTGCTGCTCGCCGACGACAATGCCGACATGCGGGGCTATGTCAGTCGCCTGCTGCAGTCACAGGGCTATCTCGTCGATATGGCCGGAGACGGCGAGGCTGCATTTTCGGCCGCCCGCGCCCGCAAGCCGGATCTCGTCCTGACCGACGTCATGATGCCCCGGCTCGACGGCTTCGGGCTTCTGAAGCGCATCCGCAGCGATCCGTCGCTGGCGGAGGTCCCCATCCTGATGCTCTCCGCCCGGGCGGGGGAGGAGGCGAAGGTCGAGGGGCTGGAGGCCGGCGCCGACGACTACCTCATCAAGCCGTTCGCGGCGCGCGAGCTTCTGGCGCGGGTTCATTCCAACATCCAGATGGCGGAAGTCCGCCGGGAGGCCAATCGCGCCGTCTTCCGCAGCGAGCAGCGCTACCTGATGACCCAGGACCGGCTCTCGCTCGCCCTGTCGACGGGGCGCGTCGCGGTGTTCGAATGGGACGTGGACAGCGACCGGATCGCGTTCCAGGGACCGCTGGTGGAGGTGTTCGGCGTGGCCGCACCGGAAGCGGAGATCGGTCTTCCGCGCGGGGAGTTCCTGCATGCCCTCGACCCGAGGGACAAGGACCGCGTGCTGGCGCGGCTCGACCGGTCGGTCGAAACCGGGGAGCCCTACGAGGCGGAATATCGCGTCCATGGTTCCGGTGAGGAACGCATCGTCATCGCGCGCGGTCGCGTCGAGAGCGACGACAAGGGCCACAAGAGGATGGTCGGCATCGTCATCGACGTCACCGAAGAGAAGGCGGCGAGCGTGGCGCTGATGGAACAGACGCGGGCGCTGCAGATCCTCGTTCGCGCAGCCGCCGCCATCTCCGGCGACCTCGATCAGAACCGGCTCGTTCAGACCATCGCGGACGCCGCGGTTGAGATCACCGGCGCTGAATGCGGGGCCTTCTTCTACAACCTCGCCGATGCGGAGGGCAGTCGCTACCGGCTTTCCGCGCTGTCGGGGGCCTCGGCGGAGGTGTTCGCCAGCTTTCCGATGCCGAGCGATACCCATCTGTTCGCGCAGGCATTCGGCGGGGCCGCGGCCGTGCGCTCGCCGGACATCACCACGGATCCGGACTTCAGCCGCCTGGCGCAATACCAGGATCTGCTGCAAGGCAGCCCGCGCATCCGCAGCTATCTGGCCGTACCGGTCAGGTCGCGCACGGGCGAGGTGCTCGGCGGGCTGTTCTTCGGGCACTCCGATGCGGGCGTGTTCGACGATGTCGCCGAGGATCGCGTCCTCGGCCTCGCCAGCCAGGCGGCCATCGCGCTCGACAACGCGCAGCTGTTCCAGGCCGCGGACCACGAGCTGCGCCAGCGGCGGCGCGCGGAGGCGGAACTGCAGGTGCTGAACGCGCATCTCGAGGACCGCGTGGCGCAGGAAGTCGCCAAGCGCGCCATCGCCGAGGACGCCTTGCGGCAGGCGCAGAAGATGGAGGCCGTCGGCCAGCTGACCGGCGGCGTCGCGCACGACTTCAACAACCTGCTCACGGTCATCATCGGCGGGCTCGACACCATCAAGCGCAGCCGTCCCGGTGACGATGCCCGCGTCGCCCGGGCCGCCGACATGGCCCTGCAGGGCGCACAACGGGCGGCGAACCTGACGGGACGGCTTCTGGCGTTTTCGAGGCGCCAGCCGCTGGAGCCGCGGCCCCTGGATCTCAACCTGCTGGTTCGGGAAATGACGGAGCTGCTGCACCGGACGCTGGGCGAGCCGATCGAGCTGGAGGGCGTGCTGTCGCCACGGCTCTGGACCGTCGAGGCCGACCAGAACCAGCTCGAAAACGCCGTCCTCAACCTCGCGGTCAACGCCAGGGATGCCATGCCGGAGGGCGGCCGGCTGACGATCGAGACGGCGAACACCGCGCTCGACGAAGGCTATACCGCCGTCGATACCGAGGTCATCCCGGGCCAGTACGTCATGCTGGCGGTCAGCGACACCGGCATGGGCATGTCGCGGGAGACGCTCGGGCGGGTGTTCGAGCCGTTCTTCACCACCAAGGAGACGGGCCGGGGAACCGGCCTTGGTCTCAGCATGGTCTACGGCTTCGTGAAGCAGTCCGGAGGGCACGTCACGGTCTACAGCGAGGAAGGCCAGGGCACGACGGTGAAGCTCTACTTCCCGCGCTACATGGGCAAGGCCGACGTCCGCGCCGGTGCGCCGGAACCCGCAGTTCCGGCAAGCAGCGCCGGCGAGGTCATCCTCGTCGTCGAGGACAATGACGACGTCAGGGCTTACAGCACGATGGTGCTGTCCGAACTCGGCTATGCGGTGATCGAGGCGCCGGACGCCGACGCGGCGCTGGACATCCTGAAGTCGGATCGGAAGATCGATCTCCTGTTCACGGACGTGGTGCTGCCGGGCAAGACCGGACGGGTCCTCGCCGATGCCGCCGTGGGCCTGCGGCCGGGCCTGAAGGTACTGTTCACCACCGGATACTCGCGCAACGCCATCGTCCATCAGGGCCGGCTCGACGCGGGCGTGCACCTGATCTCCAAGCCCTTCACGTTCGAACAGCTTGCGATGCGCGTCCGGGATATCCTCGACCGCGGCTAG
- a CDS encoding response regulator, with protein MGLEGVRVLLVEDESLIAMSVEDMLYDLGCTLAATAASVDEAMEKVVEGGFDFALLDINLRGREVFPVADLLAERGVPFAFASGYGAAGLPPEFRDRAVVSKPFKMNDLSVALSAALDRKA; from the coding sequence ATGGGGCTGGAGGGGGTGCGGGTCCTTCTCGTCGAAGACGAAAGCCTGATCGCGATGTCGGTCGAGGACATGCTCTACGACCTCGGATGCACGCTCGCGGCGACCGCCGCCAGCGTCGACGAGGCGATGGAGAAGGTGGTCGAAGGTGGCTTCGACTTCGCGCTTCTCGACATCAATCTGCGCGGCAGGGAGGTTTTTCCCGTCGCCGATCTTCTCGCCGAGCGCGGCGTTCCGTTTGCCTTCGCCAGCGGATATGGCGCCGCTGGATTGCCGCCGGAATTCCGTGACCGGGCGGTCGTGTCCAAACCATTCAAGATGAACGACCTCTCGGTCGCGCTTTCAGCCGCGCTCGACAGGAAAGCCTGA